The following coding sequences lie in one Globicephala melas chromosome 15, mGloMel1.2, whole genome shotgun sequence genomic window:
- the YWHAG gene encoding 14-3-3 protein gamma encodes MVDREQLVQKARLAEQAERYDDMAAAMKNVTELNEPLSNEERNLLSVAYKNVVGARRSSWRVISSIEQKTSADGNEKKIEMVRAYREKIEKELEAVCQDVLSLLDNYLIKNCSETQYESKVFYLKMKGDYYRYLAEVATGEKRATVVESSEKAYSEAHEISKEHMQPTHPIRLGLALNYSVFYYEIQNAPEQACHLAKTAFDDAIAELDTLNEDSYKDSTLIMQLLRDNLTLWTSDQQDDDGGEGNN; translated from the exons ATGGTGGACCGCGAGCAACTGGTGCAGAAAGCCCGGCTGGCGGAGCAGGCGGAGCGCTACGACGACATGGCCGCGGCCATGAAGAAC GTGACAGAGCTGAATGAGCCACTGTCCAATGAAGAAAGAAACCTTCTCTCTGTGGCCTACAAGAATGTAGTTGGGGCACGCCGTTCCTCTTGGAGGGTCATCAGTAGCATTGAGCAGAAGACATCTGCAGATGGTAATGAGAAGAAGATAGAGATGGTCCGTGCTTACCGtgaaaaaatagagaaggaaTTGGAGGCCGTATGTCAGGATGTGCTGAGCCTGCTGGATAACTACCTGATCAAAAATTGCAGTGAGACCCAGTATGAGAGCAAAGTGTTTTATCTGAAGATGAAAGGGGACTATTACCGCTACCTGGCTGAAGTCGCCACTGGAGAGAAGAGGGCGACCGTCGTGGAGTCATCTGAGAAGGCCTACAGCGAAGCCCATGAGATTAGCAAGGAGCACATGCAGCCCACTCACCCCATTAGATTAGGCCTGGCCCTTAACTACTCCGTTTTCTACTATGAGATCCAGAACGCCCCAGAGCAAGCCTGCCACTTGGCCAAGACCGCTTTTGATGACGCCATTGCTGAGCTCGACACTCTCAACGAGGACTCCTACAAGGACTCCACGCTCATCATGCAGCTCCTCCGAGACAACCTCACGCTCTGGACAAGCGATCAGCAAGACGACGACGGTGGAGAAGGCAACAATTAA